Below is a window of Candidatus Poribacteria bacterium DNA.
GCGGCTCCGATTGCCGCCGCCCTGAACGGGATCAAGGGCGAGGAGACGATCCTAGCCAGACGGCGGGGGTGGATGTCCGCACTGGATCAGTCGCTGTTCGAGAACCATATCGACCGAGCGTCGCTGGATGCCATGATGGACGCGGCGACGAGCTACTTCCCGCACTTCCATCGGTATCTGGCTGCCAAGGCGCGGTCGCTGGGCGTGGAGCGGCTTGCGTGGTACGACCTGAGCGCTCCGGTTGCCGACGGCGACCGTTCCTGGACATACAGCGAAGCCTCGGAGGTGGTGCTCGAGGGCTTCGCCCAGTACTCGTCTCGCCTGCACGATCTCGCGTTTCGTGCCTTTCGAGAACGATGGATCGACGCGTCGTCAAGACCCAACAAGCAAGACGGGGCTTTCTGCGTAGGTCTGCGCCGCGACGAGTCCCGGATCCTCATCAACTTCCGTCCGACGGCGACCACCATCACCGCACTCGCCCACGAGCTAGGACACGCCTACCATTCGGCAGTGTTGAGCGAGCTCCGGCCCCTACAGCGGCAGTACCCCAAGACGCTCGCGGAAACCGCGAGCATCTTCTGCGAGACTCTGGTCCGCCAGCATGTCCTCGACCATACCAGCAACACCGATGAGTTGGTGATGCTCGACTCGACCCTCCAGAGCCATGTGCAGCAGGTTGTCGACATCGCGAGCCGGTTCCTTTTCGAGCAGGAACTGTTCGAGCGCCGAAGCCGGCAGGACGTACCCGTCTCGCAGCTCGTGGAGATGATGACGGACGCCCAGGCGAAGACCTACGGCGAGGTGCTCGATCCCGCCGCGCGACACCCCTACATGTGGGCGGCAAAGCCCCACTATTACGGTCCCGCGTTCTACAACTACCCGTACATGTTCGGTCTTCTATTCGGGCTCGGCTTATACAGCCGATACGAACAGGACCCCGGTTC
It encodes the following:
- a CDS encoding M3 family oligoendopeptidase — encoded protein: MSRIRAMSQHPDRALRRDAYRAEIEAWEHHAAPIAAALNGIKGEETILARRRGWMSALDQSLFENHIDRASLDAMMDAATSYFPHFHRYLAAKARSLGVERLAWYDLSAPVADGDRSWTYSEASEVVLEGFAQYSSRLHDLAFRAFRERWIDASSRPNKQDGAFCVGLRRDESRILINFRPTATTITALAHELGHAYHSAVLSELRPLQRQYPKTLAETASIFCETLVRQHVLDHTSNTDELVMLDSTLQSHVQQVVDIASRFLFEQELFERRSRQDVPVSQLVEMMTDAQAKTYGEVLDPAARHPYMWAAKPHYYGPAFYNYPYMFGLLFGLGLYSRYEQDPGSFRRDYDSLLLATGSEEAAELASRFGIDIRSSEFWTGSLDTIRREVDRFEAAVDRSLARSAAPVAGTAGGRRRKKEQAQG